Proteins from a genomic interval of Streptomyces fodineus:
- a CDS encoding M4 family metallopeptidase codes for MSPRYTRHQRATLAIATAVAAGALISTGLASTATAAGKSSAPLSAAPTALSAAARTSLIQQAQAGAAQTAQQLGLGAKEKLVVKDVVRDADGTVHTRYERTYAGLPVLGGDLVVHTAKSGKTKGVTKATKAAIKVASLKPQITAAKAEQQAVGAAKTLGSAKSTADGARKVIWAGSGKPVLAYETVVGGLQDDGTPNQLHVITDAATGKKLFAYQGIENATGTGKTLYSGTVSLTTTQSGSSYNLTDASRGGHKTYNLARKTSGKGTLVSNSTNTFGTGTASTSSSDQTAAADAAYGAQETWDFYKSTFGRSGIKNDGVGAYSRVHYGSNYVNAFWDDSCFCMTYGDGSGNKDPLTSLDVAGHEMSHGVTANTAGLDYSGESGGLNEATSDIMGTGVEFFANNSSDKGDYLIGEKININGDGTPLRYMDKPSKDGSSADSWSSSVGDLDVHYSSGVANHFFYLLSEGSGAKVINGVSYNSPTSNGSTVTGIGRDKALQVWYKALTTYFTSTTDYAGARSGTLQAAADLYGSGSTEYKAVAAAWSAVNVS; via the coding sequence GTGAGCCCCCGCTACACGCGTCACCAGCGCGCCACTCTGGCCATCGCCACCGCCGTCGCCGCCGGAGCCCTCATCTCCACCGGTCTGGCCAGCACCGCGACCGCCGCCGGCAAGAGCAGCGCGCCCCTCAGCGCCGCCCCGACCGCGCTGTCCGCCGCCGCCCGCACCTCCCTGATACAGCAGGCGCAGGCCGGCGCCGCGCAGACCGCGCAGCAGCTGGGCCTCGGCGCCAAGGAGAAGCTGGTCGTCAAGGACGTCGTCAGAGACGCCGACGGCACCGTCCACACCCGCTACGAGCGCACCTACGCGGGCCTGCCGGTGCTCGGCGGCGACCTCGTCGTCCACACCGCCAAGTCCGGCAAGACCAAGGGCGTCACCAAGGCGACCAAGGCGGCCATCAAGGTGGCCTCGCTCAAGCCGCAGATCACCGCCGCCAAGGCGGAGCAGCAGGCGGTCGGCGCCGCCAAGACCCTCGGCTCCGCCAAGTCCACCGCGGACGGCGCCCGCAAGGTGATCTGGGCCGGCTCCGGCAAGCCCGTCCTCGCCTACGAGACCGTCGTCGGCGGCCTCCAGGACGACGGCACCCCCAACCAGCTGCACGTCATCACCGACGCCGCCACCGGCAAGAAGCTCTTCGCGTACCAGGGCATCGAGAACGCGACCGGCACCGGCAAGACGCTGTACTCCGGCACGGTCAGCCTCACCACCACCCAGTCGGGCTCGTCGTACAACCTGACCGACGCCTCCCGGGGCGGTCACAAGACCTACAACCTCGCCCGCAAGACGTCCGGCAAGGGCACCCTGGTCAGCAACTCGACCAACACCTTCGGCACGGGCACCGCCTCCACCTCCTCCAGCGACCAGACGGCCGCCGCGGACGCCGCCTACGGCGCGCAGGAGACCTGGGACTTCTACAAGAGCACGTTCGGCCGCAGCGGCATCAAGAACGACGGCGTCGGCGCCTACTCCCGCGTCCACTACGGCAGCAACTACGTCAACGCCTTCTGGGACGACAGCTGCTTCTGCATGACCTACGGCGACGGGTCGGGCAACAAGGACCCGCTGACCTCGCTGGACGTGGCCGGCCACGAGATGAGCCACGGCGTCACCGCGAACACGGCGGGCCTGGACTACTCGGGTGAGTCCGGCGGCCTGAACGAGGCCACCAGCGACATCATGGGCACCGGCGTGGAGTTCTTCGCCAACAACTCGTCCGACAAGGGTGACTACCTCATCGGCGAGAAGATCAACATCAACGGCGACGGCACCCCGCTGCGCTACATGGACAAGCCCAGCAAGGACGGCAGCTCCGCCGACTCCTGGTCCTCCTCCGTCGGCGACCTGGACGTCCACTACTCGTCCGGCGTGGCGAACCACTTCTTCTACCTCCTGTCGGAGGGCAGCGGCGCCAAGGTGATCAACGGGGTTTCGTACAACTCCCCGACCTCCAACGGCTCCACGGTCACCGGCATCGGCCGGGACAAGGCGCTGCAGGTCTGGTACAAGGCGCTGACGACGTACTTCACGTCGACCACCGACTACGCGGGCGCCCGCTCGGGCACTCTGCAGGCGGCGGCGGACCTGTACGGCTCCGGCAGCACCGAGTACAAGGCGGTGGCCGCGGCCTGGTCGGCGGTCAACGTCAGCTGA
- a CDS encoding DUF1990 family protein: protein MSSAPFTYEPVGSTRDDLTYCPPGFHPLLVRTRLGEGHKVFQRASEAVLSWEMHRAVGVGIDSAADRASPGTDVAVTLAGLLKAPCRIIWTTEEPRRVGWAYGTLEGHPECGEEAFMVDRTGDGTVWLTVAAFSKPAKWYAKAGGPATRGLQHAYARRCGAVLRKLCAEFDEA from the coding sequence ATGTCCTCGGCGCCTTTCACCTACGAGCCGGTCGGCTCGACCCGCGACGACCTGACCTACTGCCCGCCCGGCTTCCACCCCCTCCTCGTCCGCACCCGCCTCGGCGAGGGCCACAAGGTCTTCCAACGGGCTTCCGAGGCGGTTCTCAGCTGGGAGATGCACCGAGCCGTGGGCGTGGGCATCGACTCGGCGGCCGACCGCGCGTCCCCCGGCACGGACGTCGCGGTCACCCTGGCGGGCTTGCTGAAAGCCCCCTGCCGCATCATCTGGACGACGGAGGAACCCCGCCGGGTGGGCTGGGCGTACGGCACCCTGGAGGGTCACCCCGAGTGCGGCGAGGAGGCCTTCATGGTCGACCGCACGGGCGACGGCACGGTCTGGCTGACGGTCGCGGCCTTCAGCAAGCCGGCCAAGTGGTACGCGAAGGCGGGCGGCCCGGCGACCCGGGGGCTGCAGCACGCGTACGCCCGACGGTGCGGGGCGGTGCTGCGCAAGCTGTGCGCCGAGTTCGACGAGGCCTGA
- a CDS encoding M4 family metallopeptidase codes for MRSASSRRRTSHTSHRRTATVALAGVAALIAAAVQSGAASAAPAKPRTDAINKAHVAVKLTPSQRAELIRHADAGKAATARSLGLGTKEKLVVKDVVKDADGTLHTRYERTYAGLPVLGGDLVVDSNTSGKTMDVIKATGATLKVAGLTPAVSQAAAEKQAVQRAKARGGTRSAASSIRKVVWAGSGKPVLAYETVVGGLQDDGTPNQLHVITDAATGKRLFEYQGIETGVGNTQYSGQVNLTTTHSGSTYTLTDGARGGHKTYNLNHGTSGTGTLFSQSNDTWGNGTTSNAATAGADAHYGAQETWDFYKNTFGRSGIKNDGVGAYSRVHYGSSYVNAFWDDGCFCMTYGDGSGNNDPLTSLDVAGHEMSHGVTSNTAGLDYSDESGGLNEATSDIMGTGVEFYANNSKDVGDYLIGEKININGDGTPLRYMDKPSKDGSSADSWYSGVGGLDVHYSSGVANHFFYLLSEGSGAKVINGVSYDSPTADGLPVTGIGRDKALQIWYRALTTKFTSTTDYAGARTGTLAAAGELYGTSSTEYKAVQDAWAAVAVGSRSGGGDGGGSTYESNVQVAIPDNGPAVTSDITVSGRSGNAPGNLQVSVDITHTWRGDLVIDLVGPSGTAYRLKDFSSSDSAHNVKQTYTVNASAEPANGTWKLRVQDQATYDTGTINGWKLTFP; via the coding sequence TTGAGAAGCGCATCCTCTCGCAGACGCACCTCCCACACCTCGCACCGCCGCACCGCCACCGTCGCCCTCGCCGGCGTCGCCGCCCTGATCGCCGCCGCCGTCCAGTCGGGCGCGGCCAGCGCCGCACCGGCGAAGCCCCGGACCGACGCGATCAACAAGGCCCACGTGGCCGTGAAGCTCACACCCTCGCAGCGCGCCGAGCTGATACGCCACGCCGACGCGGGCAAGGCCGCCACCGCCCGTTCCCTGGGCCTCGGCACCAAGGAGAAGCTGGTCGTCAAGGACGTCGTCAAGGACGCCGACGGCACCCTGCACACCCGCTACGAGCGCACCTACGCCGGCCTTCCGGTGCTCGGCGGCGACCTGGTCGTGGACAGCAACACGTCCGGCAAGACCATGGACGTCATCAAGGCCACCGGCGCCACCCTGAAGGTCGCCGGCCTCACCCCGGCCGTGTCGCAGGCCGCGGCGGAGAAGCAGGCCGTACAGCGGGCCAAGGCCCGTGGCGGGACCAGGTCCGCCGCGAGCAGCATCCGCAAGGTCGTCTGGGCCGGCTCCGGCAAGCCCGTCCTGGCGTACGAGACAGTCGTCGGCGGTCTGCAGGACGACGGCACCCCGAACCAGCTGCACGTCATCACCGACGCCGCCACCGGCAAGAGGCTCTTCGAGTATCAGGGCATCGAGACCGGCGTCGGCAACACCCAGTACAGCGGCCAGGTGAACCTGACGACGACCCACTCGGGTTCGACGTACACGCTGACCGACGGGGCGCGCGGCGGGCACAAGACGTACAACCTCAACCACGGCACCTCGGGCACCGGCACCCTGTTCTCGCAGAGCAACGACACCTGGGGCAACGGCACCACGTCGAACGCCGCGACCGCGGGCGCCGACGCGCACTACGGCGCACAGGAGACCTGGGACTTCTACAAGAACACGTTCGGCCGCAGCGGCATCAAGAACGACGGCGTCGGCGCCTACTCCCGCGTCCACTACGGCAGTTCGTACGTGAACGCCTTCTGGGACGACGGCTGCTTCTGCATGACCTACGGCGACGGGTCCGGCAACAACGACCCGCTGACCTCGCTCGACGTGGCCGGCCACGAGATGAGCCACGGCGTCACCTCCAACACCGCGGGCCTGGACTACAGCGACGAGTCCGGCGGCCTGAACGAGGCCACCAGCGACATCATGGGCACCGGCGTGGAGTTCTACGCCAACAACAGCAAGGACGTCGGTGACTACCTCATCGGCGAGAAGATCAACATCAACGGCGACGGCACCCCGCTGCGCTACATGGACAAGCCCAGCAAGGACGGCAGTTCGGCCGACTCCTGGTACTCGGGCGTGGGCGGCCTCGACGTGCACTACTCCTCGGGTGTCGCCAACCACTTCTTCTACCTCCTGTCGGAGGGCAGCGGCGCCAAGGTGATCAACGGCGTCAGCTACGACTCGCCGACGGCGGACGGGCTTCCCGTCACCGGCATCGGCCGGGACAAGGCGCTGCAGATCTGGTACCGGGCGCTGACCACCAAGTTCACCTCCACGACCGACTACGCGGGCGCCCGTACCGGCACCCTCGCGGCGGCCGGTGAGCTGTACGGCACCTCCAGCACCGAGTACAAGGCGGTGCAGGACGCCTGGGCGGCCGTGGCGGTCGGTTCGCGCTCCGGCGGCGGCGACGGCGGCGGTTCGACGTACGAGAGCAATGTCCAGGTGGCCATCCCGGACAACGGACCCGCCGTCACCTCGGACATCACGGTCTCCGGCAGGAGCGGAAACGCGCCGGGCAACCTACAGGTGAGCGTGGACATCACGCACACCTGGCGGGGTGACCTGGTGATCGATCTCGTCGGCCCGTCGGGCACCGCGTACCGCCTGAAGGACTTCAGTTCCTCGGACTCGGCGCACAACGTGAAGCAGACCTACACGGTCAACGCCTCCGCCGAACCGGCCAACGGGACCTGGAAGTTGCGGGTACAGGATCAGGCCACCTACGACACCGGAACGATCAACGGCTGGAAGCTGACATTCCCGTAA
- a CDS encoding DUF397 domain-containing protein yields MPSKDPAAGTLAVPAGSFDLFVEGLKRTP; encoded by the coding sequence GTGCCGTCCAAGGACCCGGCCGCCGGCACCCTCGCCGTCCCGGCCGGGTCCTTCGACCTCTTCGTCGAGGGTCTCAAGAGGACGCCGTAG
- the treS gene encoding maltose alpha-D-glucosyltransferase, which yields MIVNEPVPDTFEDTPARDRDPDWFKRAVFYEVLVRSFQDSNGDGIGDLKGLTAKLDYLQWLGVDCLWLPPFFKSPLRDGGYDVSDYTAVLPDFGDLADFVEFVDAAHQRGMRVIIDFVMNHTSDQHPWFQESRRDPDGPYGDYYVWADDDKQFQDARIIFVDTEASNWTYDPVRKQYYWHRFFSHQPDLNYENPAVQEEMISALKFWLDLGIDGFRLDAVPYLYQQEGTNCENLPATHEFLRRVRKEIDTQYPDKVLLAEANQWPEDVVDYFGDFRGGGDECHMAFHFPVMPRIFMAVRRESRYPVSEILAKTPAIPSGCQWGIFLRNHDELTLEMVTDEERDYMWAEYAKDPRMRANIGIRRRLAPLLDNDRNQIELFTALLLSLPGSPILYYGDEIGMGDNIWLGDRDAVRTPMQWTPDRNAGFSSCDPGRLFLPTIMDPVYGYQVTNVEASMSSPSSLLHWTRRMIEIRKQNPAFGLGSYTELQSTNPAVLAFLREYEDDLVLCVHNFSRFAQPTELDLSRFGGRHPVELFGGVRFPAIGELPYLLTLAGHGFYWFRLRREAA from the coding sequence ATGATCGTCAATGAGCCCGTCCCGGACACCTTCGAGGACACTCCCGCGAGGGACCGGGACCCGGACTGGTTCAAGCGTGCCGTCTTCTACGAGGTCCTGGTCCGCTCCTTCCAGGACAGCAACGGCGACGGCATCGGCGACCTGAAGGGTCTGACGGCCAAGCTCGACTATCTGCAGTGGCTCGGCGTGGACTGCCTGTGGCTGCCGCCGTTCTTCAAGTCACCGCTCAGGGACGGCGGTTACGACGTCTCCGACTACACCGCCGTACTGCCCGACTTCGGTGACCTCGCCGACTTCGTGGAGTTCGTGGACGCCGCCCACCAGCGCGGCATGCGCGTGATCATCGACTTCGTCATGAACCACACCAGCGACCAGCACCCGTGGTTCCAGGAGTCGAGACGGGATCCCGACGGTCCGTACGGGGACTACTACGTCTGGGCCGACGACGACAAGCAGTTCCAGGACGCCCGGATCATCTTCGTCGACACCGAGGCCTCCAACTGGACGTACGACCCGGTACGCAAGCAGTACTACTGGCATCGCTTCTTCTCGCACCAGCCGGACCTCAACTACGAGAACCCGGCGGTGCAGGAGGAGATGATCTCCGCGCTGAAGTTCTGGCTGGATCTCGGCATCGACGGGTTCCGCCTGGACGCGGTGCCGTACCTGTACCAGCAGGAGGGCACCAACTGCGAGAACCTGCCGGCGACCCATGAGTTCCTGCGGCGGGTGCGCAAGGAGATCGACACCCAGTACCCCGACAAGGTGCTGCTGGCGGAGGCCAACCAGTGGCCGGAAGACGTCGTCGACTACTTCGGCGACTTCCGGGGCGGCGGCGACGAGTGCCACATGGCCTTCCACTTCCCGGTCATGCCGCGCATCTTCATGGCCGTACGCCGCGAGTCCCGCTACCCCGTCTCCGAGATCCTCGCCAAGACCCCCGCGATCCCCTCCGGCTGCCAGTGGGGCATCTTCCTGCGCAACCACGACGAGCTGACCCTGGAGATGGTCACCGACGAAGAGCGCGACTACATGTGGGCCGAGTACGCAAAAGACCCACGCATGCGCGCCAACATCGGCATCCGCCGCCGCCTCGCCCCCCTCCTCGACAACGACCGCAACCAGATCGAGCTCTTCACCGCCCTGCTGCTGTCCCTGCCCGGCTCGCCGATCCTGTACTACGGCGACGAGATCGGCATGGGCGACAACATCTGGCTCGGCGACCGCGACGCCGTCCGCACCCCGATGCAGTGGACCCCCGACCGCAACGCGGGTTTCTCGTCCTGTGACCCGGGACGCCTGTTCCTGCCCACGATCATGGACCCGGTCTACGGCTACCAGGTCACCAACGTCGAGGCCTCGATGTCCTCGCCGTCCTCGCTGCTGCACTGGACCCGCCGCATGATCGAGATCCGTAAGCAGAATCCTGCCTTCGGACTGGGGTCCTACACCGAGCTGCAGTCCACGAACCCGGCGGTGCTGGCGTTCCTGCGGGAGTACGAGGACGACCTGGTGCTGTGCGTCCACAACTTCTCCCGCTTCGCGCAGCCCACGGAGCTGGACCTGAGCCGGTTCGGCGGGCGGCACCCGGTCGAGCTGTTCGGCGGGGTCCGCTTCCCGGCGATCGGCGAGCTGCCGTACCTGCTCACCCTCGCGGGGCACGGCTTCTACTGGTTCCGTTTGCGCCGGGAGGCGGCCTAG
- a CDS encoding alpha-1,4-glucan--maltose-1-phosphate maltosyltransferase, with the protein MPATHHSSSPSNSGKAKAAAKKTPGKKAVKPAADVPGPPGPADPALVSGATTLGRIPVLDVRPVVQHGRRPAKAVTGESFEVSATVFREGHDAVAANVVLRDPAGRAGPWTPMRELAPGTDRWGATVTAGEPGRWTYTVEAWSDPVATWQHHAGIKIPAGIDTELVLEEGARLYERAAAGVPKGQRPVVRAAVAALRDENRPAAWRLAAALAPEVTAVLARYPLRELVTASDPMPLLVERERALYGAWYEFFPRSEGTAEQPHGTFRTAARRLRPIAEMGFDVVYLPPIHPIGTTFRKGRNNTLTAGPHDVGVPWAIGSPEGGHDAVHPGLGTIEDFDFFVGEAHKLGLEVALDFALQCSPDHPWVHKHPEWFHHRPDGSIAYAENPPKKYQDIYPIAFDADMDGLTAETVRLLRHWMSHGVRIFRVDNPHTKPVVFWERVIAEVNRKDPDVIFLAEAFTRPAMMHTLAQIGFQQSYTYFTWRNSKRELTEYFSELAGEAAAYMRPNLFVNTPDILHAYLQHGGRPAFEVRAVLAATLSPTWGVYSGYELCENTPLRQGSEEYLDSEKYQLKPRDWEAAAREGRTIAPLITRLNTIRRQHPALRQLRDLHFHHADKDAVIAYSKRSGSNTVLVVANLDPHHTQEATVSLDMPQLGLEWHESVPVRDELTGETYHWGRTSYVRLEPGHRPAHVLSVLRPSNPQIGGSPTI; encoded by the coding sequence ATGCCCGCCACGCACCACTCGTCCTCACCCTCGAACAGCGGCAAGGCCAAGGCAGCAGCGAAGAAAACCCCGGGCAAGAAAGCCGTGAAGCCCGCGGCCGACGTGCCCGGGCCGCCCGGCCCCGCCGACCCTGCGCTCGTCTCCGGGGCAACCACTCTCGGCCGTATCCCCGTCCTCGACGTACGCCCCGTGGTCCAGCACGGGCGCAGGCCGGCCAAGGCCGTGACCGGTGAGTCGTTCGAGGTGTCCGCCACCGTCTTCCGGGAGGGACACGACGCCGTCGCGGCGAACGTGGTGCTGCGCGACCCGGCGGGCCGGGCCGGGCCGTGGACGCCGATGCGCGAACTCGCCCCGGGCACCGACCGCTGGGGCGCCACCGTCACCGCGGGCGAACCGGGCCGCTGGACCTACACGGTGGAGGCCTGGTCCGACCCGGTCGCCACCTGGCAGCACCACGCCGGCATCAAGATCCCGGCGGGCATCGACACCGAACTGGTCCTGGAGGAGGGCGCGCGGCTGTACGAGCGTGCGGCCGCCGGGGTCCCGAAGGGGCAACGGCCGGTGGTGCGGGCGGCGGTGGCGGCCCTGCGCGACGAGAACCGCCCCGCCGCCTGGCGCCTCGCGGCGGCACTGGCGCCGGAGGTCACCGCCGTACTGGCCCGCTATCCGCTGCGGGAGCTGGTCACCGCCTCCGACCCGATGCCGCTGCTGGTGGAGCGCGAACGCGCCCTGTACGGCGCCTGGTACGAGTTCTTCCCGCGCTCGGAGGGCACCGCCGAGCAGCCGCACGGCACCTTCCGCACGGCGGCGCGCCGCCTGCGGCCGATCGCGGAGATGGGCTTCGACGTCGTCTACCTCCCGCCCATCCACCCCATCGGCACGACGTTCCGCAAGGGTCGCAACAACACGCTCACCGCCGGGCCGCACGACGTGGGCGTCCCGTGGGCGATCGGCTCTCCCGAGGGCGGGCACGACGCCGTCCACCCCGGTCTCGGCACGATCGAGGACTTCGACTTCTTCGTCGGCGAGGCGCACAAGCTGGGGCTGGAGGTCGCGCTGGACTTCGCCCTGCAGTGCTCCCCCGACCATCCATGGGTGCACAAGCATCCGGAGTGGTTCCACCACCGGCCGGACGGGAGCATCGCCTACGCGGAGAATCCGCCGAAGAAGTACCAGGACATCTATCCGATCGCCTTCGACGCGGACATGGACGGCCTGACCGCCGAGACGGTACGGCTCCTGCGGCACTGGATGAGCCACGGCGTGCGCATCTTCCGGGTCGACAACCCGCACACCAAGCCGGTGGTCTTCTGGGAACGGGTCATCGCCGAGGTCAACCGCAAGGATCCGGACGTGATCTTCCTGGCCGAGGCGTTCACCCGCCCGGCGATGATGCACACCCTCGCCCAGATCGGCTTCCAGCAGTCGTACACGTACTTCACCTGGCGCAACAGCAAGCGCGAACTCACCGAATATTTCAGCGAGTTGGCGGGTGAGGCGGCTGCCTACATGCGGCCGAACCTCTTCGTCAACACCCCGGACATCCTGCACGCCTACCTCCAGCACGGCGGCCGGCCCGCCTTCGAGGTACGCGCCGTGCTCGCCGCGACCCTCTCCCCCACCTGGGGCGTCTACAGCGGCTACGAGCTGTGCGAGAACACCCCGCTGAGGCAGGGCAGCGAGGAATACCTGGACTCGGAGAAGTACCAGCTCAAGCCACGCGACTGGGAGGCGGCGGCACGCGAGGGCCGCACCATCGCGCCGCTCATCACCAGGCTCAACACCATCCGACGGCAGCACCCCGCCCTGCGCCAGCTGCGCGATCTGCACTTCCACCACGCCGACAAGGACGCGGTGATCGCCTACTCGAAGCGGAGCGGGTCGAACACGGTTCTGGTGGTCGCCAACCTCGACCCCCACCACACCCAGGAGGCAACGGTCTCGTTGGACATGCCGCAACTCGGCCTGGAATGGCACGAGTCGGTGCCGGTGCGCGACGAGCTCACCGGCGAGACCTATCACTGGGGCAGGACCAGCTATGTGCGCCTCGAACCGGGTCACAGGCCCGCGCATGTCCTGAGCGTCCTGCGACCGTCCAACCCGCAGATCGGAGGGTCACCCACAATATGA
- a CDS encoding glycosyltransferase family 1 protein, with the protein MKAIRRFTVRPVLPEPLRPLSDLARNLRWSWHAETRDLFQSVDPEAWAAAGGDPVRILGRVRPARLAELAGDRRFLRRLTAAADDLDDYLTGDRWYQTQADGLPAAVAYFSPEFGITAALPQYSGGLGILAGDHLKAASDLGVPLIGVGLLYRHGYFRQTLSRDGWQQEHYPVLDPNELPLTRLKEADGALAQVSLALPGGKALHARIWLAQVGRVPLLLLDSDVEENDLGERGVTDRLYGGGSEHRLLQEMLLGIGGVRAVRTYCRLTGHPEPEVFHTNEGHAGFLGLERIAELCERGLDFESSLEAVRAGTVFTTHTPVPAGIDRFDRELVARHFGADAELPGIDVQRVLTLGMETYPGGEPNLFNMAVMGLRLAQRANGVSLLHGQVSREMFAGLWPGFDPEEVPITSVTNGVHAPTWVAPEVLRLGARQVGSERAEDALTVGGSERWDSVAEIDDQEIWELRRTLREQLVLEVRERLRASWRQRGCGDAELGWIDGVLDPDVLTIGFARRVPSYKRLTLMLRDRDRLMELLLHPDHPIQIVVAGKAHPADDSGKRLVQELVRFADDPRVRHRIVFLPDYGMAMAQKLYPGCDVWLNNPLRPLEACGTSGMKAALNGCLNLSVLDGWWDEWFQPDFGWAIPTADGAATDADRRDDIEAAALYDLLEQRITPRFYEHGRGGLPDRWIQMVRQTLTLLGPKVLAGRMVREYVDRLYVPAAQAHRALTPDTASDLAAWKARVRAAWPGVSVDHVETTATTATAELGSTVGLRVRVALGSLTPDDVEVQAVSGRVDAEDRITDATVVPLKPTGAPDLEGRLLYEGPLALDRTGPYGYTVRILPSHRLLASAAELGLVAVPSEEGVEGAGVLLR; encoded by the coding sequence GTGAAGGCGATCCGTCGGTTCACCGTCCGTCCCGTTCTCCCCGAACCCCTCCGGCCGCTGAGCGACCTGGCGCGCAATCTGCGCTGGTCCTGGCATGCGGAAACGCGCGATCTGTTCCAGTCCGTCGACCCCGAGGCCTGGGCCGCAGCCGGGGGCGACCCGGTGCGGATACTGGGCCGGGTGCGACCGGCCCGGCTGGCCGAACTGGCGGGCGACCGGCGCTTTCTGCGCCGTCTCACCGCGGCCGCCGACGACCTGGACGACTATCTGACCGGCGACCGCTGGTACCAGACCCAGGCCGACGGCCTGCCCGCCGCCGTCGCCTACTTCTCCCCGGAGTTCGGCATCACGGCCGCGCTGCCCCAGTACTCGGGCGGCCTCGGCATCCTGGCAGGGGACCATCTGAAGGCGGCCAGCGATCTCGGCGTACCCCTGATCGGGGTCGGGTTGCTGTACCGGCACGGCTACTTCCGGCAGACCCTGTCCCGCGACGGCTGGCAGCAGGAGCACTACCCGGTGCTCGACCCCAACGAGCTGCCCCTCACCCGGCTGAAGGAGGCCGACGGCGCCCTGGCGCAGGTCTCCCTCGCGCTGCCCGGCGGCAAGGCCCTGCACGCCCGGATCTGGCTGGCCCAGGTCGGCAGGGTGCCGCTGCTGCTCCTGGACTCGGACGTGGAGGAGAACGACCTCGGCGAACGCGGGGTGACCGACCGGCTCTACGGCGGCGGCAGCGAGCACCGGCTGTTGCAGGAGATGCTGCTCGGGATAGGGGGTGTGCGGGCGGTGCGGACGTACTGCCGGCTCACCGGGCACCCGGAGCCGGAGGTGTTCCACACCAACGAAGGCCACGCCGGTTTCCTCGGTCTGGAGCGGATCGCCGAACTGTGCGAGCGGGGCCTCGATTTCGAGTCGTCCCTGGAGGCGGTGCGCGCCGGCACGGTCTTCACCACCCACACCCCCGTCCCGGCCGGCATCGACCGCTTCGACCGGGAACTGGTCGCCCGGCACTTCGGGGCGGACGCGGAGCTCCCCGGCATCGATGTGCAGCGTGTCCTGACCCTGGGGATGGAGACGTACCCGGGCGGCGAGCCCAACCTGTTCAACATGGCCGTGATGGGGCTCAGGCTGGCCCAGCGGGCCAACGGGGTGTCGCTGCTGCACGGTCAGGTCAGCCGGGAGATGTTCGCGGGCCTGTGGCCGGGATTCGACCCCGAGGAGGTGCCGATCACCTCGGTGACCAATGGGGTGCACGCCCCGACCTGGGTGGCCCCGGAAGTCCTGCGCCTGGGTGCCCGTCAGGTCGGCTCCGAGCGGGCCGAGGACGCGCTGACCGTCGGCGGCTCCGAACGCTGGGACTCGGTCGCGGAGATCGACGACCAGGAGATCTGGGAGCTGCGCCGCACCCTGCGCGAACAGCTGGTGCTGGAGGTGCGGGAGCGGCTGCGGGCGTCGTGGCGGCAACGCGGCTGCGGAGACGCCGAGTTGGGCTGGATCGACGGGGTCCTGGACCCGGACGTCCTGACGATCGGCTTCGCGCGCAGGGTCCCGTCGTACAAGCGCCTGACCCTGATGCTGCGCGACCGCGACCGCCTGATGGAGCTGCTGCTGCACCCGGACCACCCGATCCAGATCGTCGTCGCGGGCAAGGCGCACCCGGCGGACGACAGCGGCAAGCGCCTGGTCCAGGAACTGGTCCGCTTCGCCGACGATCCCCGGGTCCGCCACCGCATCGTCTTCCTCCCCGACTACGGCATGGCGATGGCGCAGAAGCTCTACCCCGGCTGCGACGTCTGGCTGAACAACCCCTTGCGCCCCCTGGAGGCGTGTGGCACCTCGGGCATGAAGGCGGCCCTGAACGGCTGTCTCAATCTCTCCGTCCTGGACGGCTGGTGGGACGAATGGTTCCAGCCGGACTTCGGCTGGGCCATCCCGACGGCGGACGGCGCGGCCACGGACGCCGACCGCCGTGACGACATCGAAGCGGCGGCGCTGTACGACCTGCTGGAGCAGCGGATCACGCCCCGCTTCTACGAGCACGGCAGGGGAGGGCTCCCCGACCGCTGGATCCAGATGGTCCGCCAGACCCTCACCCTGCTCGGCCCCAAGGTGCTGGCCGGCCGCATGGTCCGCGAGTACGTCGACCGCCTCTACGTCCCCGCCGCCCAGGCACACCGCGCACTGACCCCGGACACGGCGAGCGACCTGGCCGCCTGGAAGGCCCGGGTGCGGGCGGCCTGGCCCGGGGTGAGCGTGGACCACGTGGAGACGACCGCGACGACGGCCACGGCGGAACTGGGCTCGACGGTGGGCCTGCGGGTCCGGGTGGCCCTCGGCTCGCTCACCCCGGACGACGTGGAGGTCCAGGCGGTATCGGGCCGGGTGGACGCGGAGGACCGCATCACGGATGCGACGGTGGTCCCGCTGAAGCCGACCGGTGCCCCGGACCTGGAGGGCCGCCTGCTGTACGAGGGCCCGCTGGCCCTCGACCGCACCGGCCCCTACGGCTACACGGTCCGCATCCTCCCGAGCCACCGCCTGCTGGCCTCCGCCGCGGAACTGGGGCTGGTGGCCGTGCCTTCGGAGGAGGGGGTGGAGGGGGCGGGGGTGTTGTTGCGCTAG